A window of the Desulfovibrio sp. Fe33 genome harbors these coding sequences:
- the murI gene encoding glutamate racemase: MRNKAKLPIGVFDSGVGGLTVLKALRERMPCEDVLYLGDTARLPYGTKSPQTVARYGVQCGGELTRRGIKLLVVACNTASAVALDALREANPGVPVIGVVEPGARAACAATSNQAVAVIATESTIAGGAYQRAIHSIRPEARILGHACPLFVSLAEEGWTEGQIPEAVAARYLDPIFKPASGTEHPVIPDTLVLGCTHFPLLAQAIRRVVPDRTTIVDSAATTAETVYAELGRLGLARPENGCGGTTYLTTDDAARFARTGSRFLGTPIAERDVLLIDL, encoded by the coding sequence ATGCGGAACAAGGCGAAATTGCCCATCGGCGTATTCGATTCGGGCGTGGGCGGATTGACCGTGCTCAAAGCATTGCGCGAGCGTATGCCCTGCGAGGATGTCCTTTACCTCGGCGACACGGCGCGGCTGCCATACGGCACCAAGTCGCCCCAGACCGTTGCCCGCTACGGCGTGCAGTGCGGAGGGGAGCTGACGCGGCGCGGCATCAAGCTGCTCGTCGTGGCCTGCAACACGGCCTCGGCCGTGGCCCTCGACGCCCTGCGCGAGGCCAATCCCGGCGTGCCCGTCATCGGCGTGGTCGAACCCGGCGCGCGCGCCGCCTGCGCCGCCACGAGCAACCAGGCCGTCGCCGTCATCGCCACGGAATCCACCATCGCGGGCGGCGCATACCAGCGCGCCATCCACTCCATTCGGCCCGAAGCCCGCATCCTCGGCCACGCCTGTCCCCTGTTCGTGTCCCTGGCCGAAGAAGGCTGGACCGAAGGACAGATTCCCGAAGCCGTGGCCGCCCGCTACCTCGACCCCATCTTCAAGCCCGCGTCCGGCACGGAACACCCCGTCATCCCCGATACGCTCGTTCTCGGCTGCACGCACTTTCCCCTTCTCGCGCAGGCCATCCGCCGTGTGGTCCCGGATCGAACCACTATCGTGGACTCCGCTGCCACCACCGCCGAGACAGTCTATGCGGAACTCGGCCGCCTCGGCCTTGCCCGGCCCGAAAACGGCTGCGGCGGAACCACCTACCTGACCACCGACGACGCCGCGCGCTTCGCCCGCACCGGCTCCCGCTTCCTGGGCACGCCCATAGCGGAACGGGACGTCCTGCTGATCGACCTGTAA
- a CDS encoding EAL and HDOD domain-containing protein: protein MRAKPQTFETMFIARQPVFRQDESVWGYELLFRSGRNDVAVINDESQATASVIADGLTLATEGMSQDTRVLINFPEKLLGEDAGFALPKDRCVIEILEHVRPDEKVLAAARRLKDAGYTVAVDDFLGQEELRPFVELADIVKLDILALGADPARIRKTLATLPRHVTTLAEKVEDNKTFRLLRDMGFSLFQGFFFSRPEIIPGRKLTAVETTKLQILGELAKPDFEPARLAAILQSDPNLTYRLFRFINSAGFGLSTKISSAKRAIDMMGMIRAKQWLRSVVIADLNPSPRAGELAYLAVHRAKFLESVCSGSNKSECEADTLFMIGLFSLLDAMLGMNMRDVLKSLPLEEQVVSALNGTGDLAELLLLAKSYERGQWTETAQYLKKLSLNAFNTELLYIQSRNWTQKALGYSKSE, encoded by the coding sequence ATGCGTGCCAAACCTCAAACCTTTGAGACCATGTTCATCGCCCGTCAACCCGTCTTCAGGCAGGACGAATCCGTCTGGGGGTACGAGCTGCTTTTCCGTTCCGGCCGCAACGACGTAGCCGTCATCAACGACGAGTCGCAGGCCACGGCCTCGGTCATCGCCGACGGCCTGACCCTGGCCACGGAAGGCATGAGCCAGGATACCCGCGTGCTCATCAATTTCCCGGAAAAACTGCTTGGCGAAGACGCCGGGTTCGCCCTGCCCAAGGACCGCTGTGTAATCGAGATCCTGGAACACGTCCGGCCCGACGAGAAGGTTCTGGCCGCCGCCAGGAGGCTCAAGGACGCGGGCTACACCGTGGCTGTGGACGATTTTCTCGGCCAGGAGGAACTCCGCCCGTTCGTGGAACTGGCCGACATCGTCAAACTCGACATCCTGGCTTTGGGAGCCGACCCCGCGCGCATCAGGAAAACCCTCGCCACGCTGCCCCGGCACGTGACCACCCTCGCCGAAAAGGTCGAGGACAACAAAACCTTCCGGCTGCTGCGCGACATGGGCTTCTCCCTGTTCCAGGGATTCTTCTTCAGCCGTCCTGAGATCATTCCCGGACGCAAGCTCACCGCCGTCGAGACCACCAAACTCCAGATTCTCGGCGAGCTGGCCAAGCCGGACTTCGAACCCGCGCGGCTGGCGGCCATCCTTCAGTCCGACCCGAACCTGACCTACCGCCTCTTCCGCTTCATCAACTCGGCGGGATTCGGCCTGTCCACCAAGATATCCTCGGCGAAACGGGCCATCGACATGATGGGCATGATCCGCGCCAAGCAGTGGCTTCGCAGCGTCGTCATCGCCGATCTCAACCCGTCGCCCAGGGCAGGCGAACTCGCCTATCTGGCCGTGCACAGGGCAAAATTCCTGGAATCCGTCTGTTCCGGGTCCAACAAGTCCGAGTGCGAGGCGGACACCCTGTTCATGATCGGCCTCTTCTCGCTGCTCGACGCCATGCTCGGCATGAACATGCGCGACGTCCTCAAGTCCCTTCCCCTGGAGGAACAGGTGGTTTCGGCCCTGAACGGCACCGGGGACCTCGCCGAACTCCTCCTCCTGGCCAAAAGCTATGAACGCGGCCAGTGGACCGAGACCGCGCAATACCTGAAAAAGCTCTCCCTGAACGCCTTCAATACGGAACTGCTCTACATTCAGTCGCGCAACTGGACCCAGAAGGCCCTCGGATACTCCAAGTCGGAGTAA